GACGACGCCCAAACCGAACGCCTGGATCCCGACGTCGACTCCCAAGCCGACGACGAGACGCTCAAAGAGAACGTCTTCGGCGTCGACGACCCGAAGCCGAAACGCTAGCCGCCTTGCACGACGACGCGCCGGCGGGCGGCGCGCCAGACGAACGCGGCGAGGACGGTGAACGCCAGCAGCCACGCGATCTGCGTGGCGAAGGCCGCCGCGTAGCCCGAGGGCGGGATCGTGCCCAGGTAGATCAGCAGCGGCGTCGAGTAGATCGCGGCGAACGGCAGCGCGAGCAGCGCCGTCTGCAAGAGGCCCGGGAAGAAGATGAGCGGCACGATTTGGCCGCTGAGCAAGTCGCTCGCCCAGCGCACCATCAGCTGCACGGCGAACGTCTCGAGCGTCCAGAAGGCGACGCAGTTCATCAAGAAGTTGAGCAGAAAGTTGACCAGGTAGCCGAGCAGGAAGCTCAGCGCGAACGCCGCCAGGACCGGCGGCGCCGGCACGTCGATGTGGACCAGTAAGAGCGAGACGGCCAACGCCGGGGCGATCAAGGTCGCGTGCAGCAGCGTCATCCCGACCCCGTCGCTGAAGAAGTAGAAGGGCAGGCTGATCGGCTTCATCAGGTCGGTCGCGATCTGGCCTTCGCGGATGTGGTCGCGGATCGCGCGCGTCCCGTCGATCTCCAGCACCAGCGACATCAGCAGCGCGATCGCGGTGTAGGTCAGGATGGCGTGCAGCGGGATGCCGGCCGGCGCGGCGTTCTGTGCGTAGAGTGCCACCCAGACCGTCTTCATCAAGTACAGTCGCACGATCAGCGCGCCGACGTTGGTGAAGACCTCCATCCGGTAGGTCGCCTCGCGCGAGAACGCCTTCCCGGCGAAGGCGACGTACGGCGCGAGGACCGCCGAGATCGTCATCGCGCCTGGTCCGCCGGCGGCGCCTCGCTGTAGCCTTCGAGGTAGATGCGCCGGATGATCGACTCCAGCTCCGGTTCCTCGATCGAGAGGTCGTGCACGCGGTAGTGCTCGGTGACGCGGCGGATCAGCACCTCGGCCGAGATCTCGCGGCGATCGAAGCGCAGGCGCACCAGGTCGCCCTCGCGCCCGTCGAGCGTCGCGCCCGCGACGTGGACGTCGGGCGCGTCCT
The Candidatus Sulfotelmatobacter sp. genome window above contains:
- a CDS encoding ABC-2 family transporter protein encodes the protein MTISAVLAPYVAFAGKAFSREATYRMEVFTNVGALIVRLYLMKTVWVALYAQNAAPAGIPLHAILTYTAIALLMSLVLEIDGTRAIRDHIREGQIATDLMKPISLPFYFFSDGVGMTLLHATLIAPALAVSLLLVHIDVPAPPVLAAFALSFLLGYLVNFLLNFLMNCVAFWTLETFAVQLMVRWASDLLSGQIVPLIFFPGLLQTALLALPFAAIYSTPLLIYLGTIPPSGYAAAFATQIAWLLAFTVLAAFVWRAARRRVVVQGG